The DNA region TTTTATCGAACTCTCCCGCCCTGACTTTCGCGCGGTTAAGTTTTGCAGAAAGGTATTTGTTGATGATCTCGTTCACCAGCGAACTCTTTCCGCTGCCCGATACACCCGTAACACAGGTGAAAGTTCCCAGCGGTATCTTAACGTCTATATTTTTCAGATTGTTCTGCCTTGCGCCCTTTACCGTCAGGAATTTACCGTTGCCCTTGCGCCTTTCTGTCGGTACGGGTATCTTTCTTCTTCCGCTGAGGTACTGCCCTGTTATCGAGCGTTCACTGGCTTTGATATCTTCCACCGTACCCTGCGCCACGACTTCACCGCCGTGTATGCCCGCTCCCGGACCTATATCGACTATATGGTCAGCGGCATACATGGTATCCTCGTCATGCTCGACCACTATCAGCGTGTTGCCAAGGTCGCGCAGACGTTTCAGCGTAGCTATCAGCTTATCGTTGTCCCTCTGGTGCAGACCTATGGATGGTTCATCAAGGATATAAAGCACTCCCACCAGTGATGAACCTATCTGCGTAGCAAGCCTTATTCTCTGGCTCTCGCCGCCCGAAAGCGTACCCGCAGAACGGGACAGTGTCAGGTATTCAAGACCCACGCTGGCAAGGAATCCCAGTCTGTCCTTTATCTCCTTGATTATCCTCTCGCCTATCAGCTTTTCGCGCTCGGTAAGCTCAACGCTGTCCAGAAATCCCAGCACTGACACAACAGACTTATCGCAAAGCTCCGCAATATTCAGCCCGCCCACAGTCACGCTAAGGCTCTCGGGACGAAGTCTTCTGCCCTTGCAGGCAGGGCAGACTTCCTCGGTCATATTCGATTCGATATCAGCCTTTGACCAATCGCTGTTCGATTCCTTGTAACGTCTTTCCAGATTGGGGATTATTCCCTCAAAAGCTGAATCATACTCCGCTTTATAGAACTTGCTGCCGCGTGAAAGATGAAGTTTGTGGTCGCCTGTACCATACAGGAACAAACCAAGCTGTTCCTCTGTCAGTTCGCTGACGGGCTTATCCAGCGGCACGCCGTATTCCTCGGATATCGCCCTGAAATACATATTGGCTATTGAGCTATCATCAGAAACATTCCAGCCGCTTGCCTTGATAGCACCCTCGGATATGGATAGATTCTTGTTCGGCACTATCAGGTCGGGGTCTATCTTTTTGAAAACTCCCAGGCCCGTACACTTCTCACAGGCACCGTAGGGATTGTTGAACGAGAACATTCTGGGTGCAAGCTCCCCTATGGACACTCCGTGTTCGGGGCAGGCATAGCTCTGCGAGAACGTCATTTCCTCGCCGCCGATAACATCAGCCGTCACAAGTCCGCCCGTCAGCGCGGACACAGTTTCGATACTATCTGTAAGTCTCGATTTTACGCTCTCCTTGATAACAAGCCTGTCCACTACTATCTCGATGGTGTGCTTCTTGTTTTTCTCAAGCTCTATATTCTCCGAAAGGTCATAGGTGATGCCGTCCACCCTCACACGTACATAGCCGGACTTCCTAGCCTGCTCGAATTCCTTCTGGTGAGTACCCTTTCTTCCCCGCACTATGGGAGCAAGAAGCTGTATCTTGGTACCCTCTTCCAGTGCCATCAGCTGATCGACTATCTGATCGACTGTCTGCTGTTTTATCTCCCGTCCGCACACAGGACAG from Ruminococcus albus AD2013 includes:
- the uvrA gene encoding excinuclease ABC subunit UvrA, whose translation is MPINEIIIKGAREHNLKNVDLTIPRDKLIVMTGLSGSGKSSLAFDTIYADGQRRYVESLSSYARMFLGQMDKPDVDSIEGLSPAISIDQKTTSKNPRSTVGTVTEIYDYLRLLYARIGVPHCPVCGREIKQQTVDQIVDQLMALEEGTKIQLLAPIVRGRKGTHQKEFEQARKSGYVRVRVDGITYDLSENIELEKNKKHTIEIVVDRLVIKESVKSRLTDSIETVSALTGGLVTADVIGGEEMTFSQSYACPEHGVSIGELAPRMFSFNNPYGACEKCTGLGVFKKIDPDLIVPNKNLSISEGAIKASGWNVSDDSSIANMYFRAISEEYGVPLDKPVSELTEEQLGLFLYGTGDHKLHLSRGSKFYKAEYDSAFEGIIPNLERRYKESNSDWSKADIESNMTEEVCPACKGRRLRPESLSVTVGGLNIAELCDKSVVSVLGFLDSVELTEREKLIGERIIKEIKDRLGFLASVGLEYLTLSRSAGTLSGGESQRIRLATQIGSSLVGVLYILDEPSIGLHQRDNDKLIATLKRLRDLGNTLIVVEHDEDTMYAADHIVDIGPGAGIHGGEVVAQGTVEDIKASERSITGQYLSGRRKIPVPTERRKGNGKFLTVKGARQNNLKNIDVKIPLGTFTCVTGVSGSGKSSLVNEIINKYLSAKLNRAKVRAGEFDKMEGVSHLDKVINIDQSPIGRTPRSNPATYTGVFTDIRELFAQTQDAKMKGYNSGRFSFNVKGGRCEACEGDGIIKIEMHFLPDVYVPCEVCGGKRYNRETLEVKYKGKSIYDVLEMTVEEGVQFFTNMPKIQRKLQTLYEVGLGYVKIGQPATTLSGGEAQRVKLATELAKRATGRTIYILDEPTTGLHTADVHKLIEVLQRLADAGNTVLVIEHNLDVIKTADHIIDLGPEGGDKGGTVVCTGTPEEIAACEESYTGMYLKKML